The Echinicola rosea genome has a segment encoding these proteins:
- the proB gene encoding glutamate 5-kinase produces the protein MDNNEEPKRIVIKVGTNVMTNRDNRIVNTVLRKMVDQIAILYERGIMSVLVSSGSVIAGKEVLGNKVGIKDKIIRRQVFSAVGQPRMMRHYYNIFQDYGMRCAQVLATKRDFDPGKHRENMINCYEGLLSEGIIPIANEDDAVSLSMSTFTDNDELASLVAELTKADMLILLTDTDGLYNGHPDDENTERIAHVGTDEKVEHFIQESTKGEAEGRGGMKSKLNVAKEAARKNIPTYIANGNIDNMILDIVDGKEVGTKVSDD, from the coding sequence ATGGATAACAACGAAGAACCAAAACGGATCGTCATAAAGGTAGGTACCAATGTGATGACCAATAGGGACAACCGAATCGTCAATACGGTCTTGAGAAAAATGGTCGATCAAATCGCCATTCTTTACGAACGAGGCATAATGTCTGTCCTGGTATCTTCAGGATCCGTCATTGCTGGTAAAGAAGTCTTGGGAAATAAAGTGGGCATCAAGGACAAAATCATCAGAAGACAGGTTTTCTCTGCTGTAGGACAACCACGGATGATGAGGCATTATTACAATATCTTCCAAGATTATGGGATGCGATGCGCCCAGGTCTTGGCTACCAAAAGGGATTTTGACCCGGGTAAGCATAGGGAAAACATGATCAACTGCTACGAAGGGCTGCTTTCTGAAGGAATTATCCCTATTGCAAATGAGGATGATGCCGTTTCCCTTAGCATGTCCACCTTTACGGACAATGACGAATTGGCCAGTCTAGTCGCTGAACTGACCAAAGCGGACATGCTGATCCTACTTACAGATACAGATGGGCTGTATAATGGTCACCCTGATGACGAAAACACCGAAAGGATCGCCCATGTGGGTACCGATGAAAAAGTAGAGCATTTCATCCAGGAATCCACCAAGGGAGAAGCAGAAGGTAGAGGAGGCATGAAGTCTAAGCTAAATGTAGCGAAAGAAGCCGCCAGAAAAAATATCCCAACCTACATCGCCAATGGCAATATCGATAACATGATCCTTGATATTGTCGATGGTAAAGAAGTGGGCACCAAAGTTTCTGATGATTAA
- a CDS encoding TIGR03435 family protein, whose protein sequence is MKRLILKQFQVATDRLMHIPGLTIPLILLLFKAIAQVAIGEKAPAIVVDTWVNHDDGDGPKTAGQVMVLDFWFTSCAPCIYTIPHLNDLTEAYKNDNISFIAITYEKEEDVSKFLSRKKILASVGTDTAYQTINNYEVNAYPTTFLIDENGILKWRGHPSLLTSDMIDALLHKKYYPQVMADQQHPAPNKELNTNHLYPITVTKNNYMQVASGIQYNTRELSIANQPLDKILTFLLKKSKSRISVADQNRYDVRFKFPKNLPPNEKNPTKVRSLLYELDYELALEQKEVSGYALHIANDSLFIRHAVDTTKAYSASGTSTKGTYWQGNGVPLQDLVDELENRFQIFVTDRTNLNGYFELKFPFKTFDGAKSYLLEQYGISLTPDQFEVEIAQVTKKHDGEKGREP, encoded by the coding sequence GTGAAACGACTGATTTTGAAGCAGTTTCAGGTCGCAACAGATAGGCTAATGCATATTCCGGGTTTAACCATCCCATTGATCCTGCTTTTATTCAAGGCTATTGCTCAAGTAGCGATTGGGGAAAAAGCTCCAGCCATTGTGGTGGATACTTGGGTAAATCATGATGATGGTGATGGCCCGAAAACAGCTGGCCAAGTGATGGTTTTGGACTTTTGGTTTACGAGCTGCGCTCCCTGTATCTATACGATTCCCCATCTGAATGACCTTACTGAGGCATACAAAAATGACAATATTTCATTTATAGCCATAACGTATGAAAAGGAGGAAGATGTATCTAAATTCCTATCCAGAAAGAAAATTTTGGCGTCTGTAGGAACTGATACAGCCTATCAAACTATAAACAACTATGAAGTAAATGCTTATCCAACGACATTTTTAATTGATGAAAATGGGATTTTGAAGTGGAGAGGGCATCCTTCACTTCTTACCAGCGATATGATAGATGCTTTGCTCCACAAGAAGTATTACCCGCAGGTGATGGCGGATCAACAGCATCCAGCCCCAAACAAAGAATTAAACACCAACCATCTCTACCCCATTACGGTCACTAAAAATAATTACATGCAGGTAGCATCTGGGATACAATACAATACTCGGGAATTGAGCATCGCCAACCAACCGCTTGACAAAATATTAACCTTCCTCCTCAAAAAAAGCAAAAGCAGGATTTCAGTTGCCGACCAAAACCGCTACGATGTTCGCTTTAAATTCCCTAAGAATTTGCCACCAAATGAAAAAAATCCCACAAAGGTGCGATCCTTATTATATGAACTGGATTATGAACTTGCCCTGGAGCAAAAGGAGGTGTCAGGCTATGCCTTGCATATAGCAAATGACAGCCTCTTCATTCGACACGCTGTGGATACGACGAAAGCCTATTCCGCAAGTGGAACCTCCACCAAGGGTACCTATTGGCAAGGAAATGGTGTCCCCTTGCAAGATTTAGTGGATGAATTGGAAAACAGGTTCCAAATTTTTGTCACTGACAGGACCAATTTAAATGGATATTTTGAGTTAAAATTCCCCTTCAAAACCTTTGATGGAGCCAAAAGCTACCTGCTTGAGCAATATGGAATTTCATTGACCCCAGATCAGTTTGAAGTAGAAATCGCACAAGTAACCAAGAAGCATGATGGAGAAAAAGGCCGTGAGCCTTAG
- the bla gene encoding subclass B1 metallo-beta-lactamase gives MVYKLLIAVFLLSLSACGEKSGKSQKNLTVQSQSHFTEKEVYASDQLIVRQISPHTYVHISYLETERFGKVGCNGMIVVSDGEAIIFDTPSTPKDSEELIAFMEGEKLHIKAIVATHFHLDCVGGLDAFHAKEIPSYAFKSTLSLASQHGFPQPSVGFPDQLALKVGSRSVFVHYFGEGHTEDNVIGYFPDDQVLFGGCLVKADGAEKGNLEDANTTAWPTTVNKIKTAYPNLKVVIPGHGEWGDKNLLTYTEKLFQ, from the coding sequence ATGGTTTATAAACTTCTTATCGCTGTCTTTCTTTTGTCCTTATCCGCTTGTGGTGAAAAAAGTGGGAAATCACAGAAAAATTTAACGGTGCAATCTCAATCCCATTTCACCGAAAAAGAAGTATATGCTTCGGACCAATTGATTGTCAGACAAATTAGTCCACATACCTATGTTCACATTTCATATCTCGAAACCGAGCGCTTCGGGAAGGTGGGTTGCAATGGGATGATTGTGGTCAGTGATGGGGAGGCGATCATCTTTGACACGCCCAGCACCCCAAAAGATTCCGAAGAGCTCATCGCTTTTATGGAAGGGGAAAAACTACACATCAAAGCTATCGTAGCCACCCATTTTCACTTGGATTGTGTTGGTGGTCTGGATGCATTTCATGCAAAAGAAATCCCCTCCTACGCTTTCAAAAGTACCCTTTCCCTCGCATCACAGCATGGTTTTCCTCAACCATCAGTGGGATTTCCGGATCAATTGGCACTAAAAGTCGGCAGCAGGTCGGTATTTGTTCACTATTTTGGTGAAGGACATACCGAAGATAACGTAATCGGCTATTTCCCGGATGATCAGGTGCTTTTTGGCGGATGCCTGGTCAAAGCTGATGGTGCCGAAAAAGGCAACCTTGAAGATGCCAATACAACGGCATGGCCCACCACTGTGAATAAAATCAAAACCGCCTATCCAAATCTCAAGGTAGTCATCCCAGGGCATGGCGAATGGGGCGACAAAAACTTATTGACGTACACCGAAAAACTCTTCCAATGA
- a CDS encoding response regulator transcription factor, with protein MRKILLVEDDSRVSAFIIKGLQEEGYEVALAMDGKTGLQMALQGSYDLVILDIMIPEMNGIEVCKALRKQHTQVPVLFLTALGSTENVVMGLDSGADDYLSKPFKFIELLARVRTLMRRSTYTSGEESKAENAYRFGDLMLDDETKTVARDGMAISLTSTEYRLLLMFMKNQRRVLSRIDILEEVWGIDFDMGTNVVDVYVNYLRKKLEKYNGPRLIQTVIGMGYVLKEAE; from the coding sequence GTGAGAAAAATATTGCTTGTAGAGGATGACAGCCGTGTCAGTGCATTTATTATAAAAGGCCTGCAGGAAGAGGGCTATGAAGTGGCACTGGCCATGGATGGCAAGACAGGACTCCAAATGGCTCTTCAGGGCAGCTATGATTTGGTTATTTTGGATATTATGATCCCTGAAATGAACGGGATAGAAGTCTGTAAGGCCCTCCGCAAGCAACATACACAAGTTCCAGTGTTGTTTTTGACGGCTTTGGGAAGTACCGAAAATGTGGTGATGGGCCTTGACAGCGGGGCGGATGATTATCTCTCGAAGCCTTTTAAATTTATCGAACTGCTGGCCAGGGTGAGGACACTGATGAGAAGGTCCACCTACACCAGTGGAGAAGAAAGCAAAGCTGAAAATGCTTACCGGTTTGGAGACCTGATGCTGGACGATGAGACCAAAACGGTGGCGAGAGACGGGATGGCCATCAGCCTGACTTCTACCGAATATCGGTTGCTACTGATGTTTATGAAGAACCAGCGCCGAGTGCTTTCGCGCATAGATATTTTGGAGGAAGTCTGGGGAATTGATTTTGACATGGGTACCAACGTAGTGGATGTATATGTAAATTACCTGCGGAAGAAGCTGGAGAAATATAACGGGCCACGGCTGATCCAAACGGTCATTGGGATGGGGTATGTGCTAAAAGAAGCCGAATGA
- a CDS encoding glutamate-5-semialdehyde dehydrogenase translates to MKILSTQKKNDVLASMIKIIDKNREKILTANKADLEAFQRDDQALYDRLVVNDAKVDGMIQAVQEVKDQEDPVGKEISKRTLANGLEITNRTAPFGTIMIIYESRPDVTIEAAVLAFKANSKILLKGGKEAVHSNKVLVECWHEALEENGLSKDWIELFTLNREQTQEFLKNPSEKLDLIVPRGGERLIAFVKEHAQCAVLVSGRGNNFAYVADDADWELAKKVIINAKTNKISGCNALDKILVDENLPDFDSKLADLAKSLAEYKVELVAEKELVGAIEGAKEVPSEDTWYEEFLALKALIGKVNGLDEAIAKINKYSGGHSATILTKDKEKAATFMEQVDSAAVYHNASTRFTDGGQMGVGAELAISTDKLHHRGPLGLEQLVTNKYYVFGNGQIRD, encoded by the coding sequence ATGAAAATATTAAGCACACAGAAAAAAAACGACGTGTTGGCATCAATGATCAAGATCATTGATAAAAACCGTGAAAAAATTCTGACCGCCAATAAAGCTGACTTGGAGGCATTCCAAAGGGATGACCAGGCCCTTTATGACCGGCTAGTGGTGAATGACGCCAAAGTAGACGGCATGATCCAAGCTGTCCAAGAGGTGAAAGACCAAGAAGATCCGGTAGGAAAGGAAATATCCAAAAGGACTTTGGCCAATGGCTTGGAAATCACCAATCGCACTGCACCGTTTGGTACAATTATGATTATCTACGAATCCCGGCCTGATGTTACCATTGAAGCTGCTGTATTGGCCTTTAAGGCAAACAGTAAAATCCTGCTCAAAGGTGGTAAAGAAGCGGTACACTCTAATAAAGTATTGGTAGAGTGCTGGCACGAAGCGTTAGAAGAAAATGGGCTAAGCAAGGATTGGATCGAATTGTTCACGCTGAACAGGGAACAAACACAGGAATTCCTTAAAAACCCATCCGAAAAACTTGACCTTATCGTACCTAGGGGCGGAGAAAGACTGATTGCTTTTGTAAAAGAACATGCCCAATGTGCTGTACTGGTAAGTGGTCGAGGAAACAACTTCGCCTATGTGGCCGATGATGCAGACTGGGAACTGGCCAAAAAAGTCATCATCAATGCCAAGACCAACAAAATCTCCGGCTGTAACGCATTGGACAAAATCCTGGTGGACGAAAACCTTCCAGACTTTGACTCCAAATTGGCCGATTTGGCCAAAAGTCTGGCAGAATACAAGGTGGAATTGGTTGCCGAAAAGGAATTGGTAGGTGCGATTGAAGGTGCCAAAGAGGTCCCTTCTGAAGACACTTGGTATGAAGAATTCTTGGCCCTTAAAGCCCTTATCGGGAAGGTAAACGGACTGGATGAGGCCATCGCAAAGATTAACAAATACAGTGGTGGACACTCTGCTACTATTTTGACAAAAGATAAAGAAAAAGCAGCCACCTTCATGGAGCAGGTGGACAGTGCTGCAGTTTACCACAATGCTTCTACCCGATTTACCGATGGGGGACAGATGGGGGTAGGCGCAGAGCTCGCCATCAGTACGGACAAGCTGCACCATAGAGGACCACTTGGATTGGAGCAACTCGTTACCAATAAATACTATGTATTTGGCAATGGCCAGATTCGTGATTAA
- a CDS encoding YoaK family protein translates to MLRKFSNSRTLSDNIKLGSLTAFSAGMVNVVSVMLFFAFTSNVTGHYAVLAEEIAKGNWYQAGVVAAWIMLFFFGGFTSNCIIVHFNKNYTYLSHAVPVILEILCLLVVGTYVQFYYAETLLETEWLVGLMLYAMGLQNGLTASISNSAVKTTHLTGLTTDLGMLFSMFTKKEYRENAQLRGKLKIQLSIMVSYLSGGITAGYIYMTIAYNVFYIVCLFLLIVIGYDYYKLKYYELVNRRERKSKRNYYRYVAVKNKKKILEKA, encoded by the coding sequence ATGCTTCGAAAATTCAGCAATAGTAGGACATTAAGTGACAACATAAAGTTGGGAAGCTTGACGGCTTTCTCGGCGGGGATGGTCAATGTGGTCTCGGTCATGTTGTTTTTCGCCTTTACTTCTAATGTCACTGGTCACTATGCTGTGCTGGCAGAAGAAATAGCGAAGGGCAATTGGTACCAAGCCGGAGTGGTGGCAGCCTGGATCATGCTGTTCTTTTTTGGTGGCTTTACCTCCAATTGTATCATAGTTCATTTCAATAAAAACTATACCTACTTATCCCATGCTGTTCCGGTGATTTTGGAGATCCTTTGTCTTTTGGTCGTGGGGACATATGTGCAGTTTTATTATGCGGAGACTTTATTGGAGACCGAATGGCTGGTAGGGTTGATGCTGTATGCAATGGGACTCCAAAATGGCCTTACCGCCAGTATTTCCAATTCTGCAGTAAAAACAACCCACTTGACTGGCCTGACCACGGACTTGGGCATGCTCTTCTCCATGTTCACTAAGAAGGAATATCGCGAAAATGCCCAGCTACGGGGCAAACTCAAGATACAGCTCTCGATCATGGTGAGCTACCTTTCTGGGGGCATCACGGCGGGATATATCTACATGACCATAGCTTATAATGTGTTTTATATCGTCTGCCTTTTTCTGCTGATTGTCATTGGTTACGATTATTACAAATTAAAATATTATGAGTTGGTCAATCGACGGGAGCGAAAAAGTAAAAGAAATTATTACCGATATGTAGCAGTCAAGAATAAAAAGAAAATCCTCGAAAAAGCCTGA
- a CDS encoding potassium/proton antiporter, with translation MILTAENILLISSLLLFAGVIASKTSGKTGIPALLIFLGVGMLAGSDGIGGIVFDDPSLTQFLGIIALTFILFSGGLDTKWPSVKPILVQGIGLSTIGVLLTSFSLGGFVYWVSDLTLLESLLLGSIVSSTDAAAVFSILRSKSIGLKGNLRPLLELESGSNDPMAYFLTIALTSLIKVQDFSIVEIIPLFFIQMIVGAVMGWLIGRITVLTVNKINLEVEGLYPVLMISLVLLTYTLTDLLRGNGFLAVYICALTVGNGKMLHKKSMMKFFDGVAWLMQVVMFITLGLLVFPSQMLPVIGLALSSALFLILVARPLGVYLTLLPFKYTFKEKLFLSWVGLRGAVPIVFATFPMIHGVEMSGVIFHVVFFIVLTSVVLQATTLPLAAKLLDLALPAGLKKKSLLDLELSDDVKNALIEVEIPKNAAVSGKKILEIGFPNTCLVVLISREGKFITPNGETELQENDTLMIMADNPDQDKVIKEVLMIA, from the coding sequence ATGATTCTGACTGCTGAAAACATCCTATTGATCAGCTCCCTTTTACTTTTCGCTGGTGTCATCGCCAGTAAAACTTCCGGCAAAACAGGTATTCCCGCGCTACTGATATTTTTGGGCGTTGGCATGTTGGCAGGCTCGGATGGCATCGGGGGAATTGTCTTTGATGATCCTTCACTGACCCAGTTTCTGGGGATTATAGCCCTGACATTTATCCTCTTTTCGGGGGGACTCGACACCAAATGGCCCTCAGTGAAGCCCATTTTAGTACAAGGCATCGGACTTTCCACCATTGGGGTTTTGCTGACCAGCTTTTCCCTGGGAGGGTTTGTGTATTGGGTGTCAGACCTGACCTTGCTGGAAAGTCTGTTGCTGGGATCGATCGTATCCTCTACCGATGCGGCGGCGGTATTTTCGATTTTGAGAAGCAAGAGCATAGGACTCAAGGGCAACCTCCGGCCCCTGTTAGAACTGGAAAGCGGCAGTAATGATCCCATGGCTTATTTTCTTACCATCGCCCTGACCAGTCTCATTAAAGTTCAGGATTTTTCGATCGTTGAAATCATCCCGCTGTTTTTTATCCAAATGATAGTCGGAGCGGTAATGGGCTGGCTGATTGGTCGCATTACAGTGCTCACTGTCAACAAAATAAACTTGGAAGTAGAAGGCCTCTATCCAGTGCTGATGATTTCACTTGTACTGCTCACCTATACCCTCACAGATCTCCTTCGCGGAAATGGCTTCTTGGCTGTTTACATCTGTGCCCTTACAGTGGGCAATGGCAAAATGCTCCATAAAAAAAGTATGATGAAGTTTTTTGATGGCGTGGCGTGGCTTATGCAGGTGGTCATGTTCATTACCTTGGGGTTATTGGTGTTTCCTTCCCAAATGCTGCCGGTGATCGGTCTTGCCCTTTCGTCAGCATTGTTCCTGATCCTCGTGGCCCGGCCACTGGGGGTTTACCTCACCCTTTTGCCGTTTAAATATACTTTTAAGGAAAAACTTTTCCTTTCATGGGTAGGGCTTCGGGGAGCGGTCCCCATAGTCTTTGCTACCTTTCCCATGATCCATGGCGTGGAAATGTCCGGTGTAATTTTCCATGTCGTTTTCTTTATTGTCCTCACATCGGTAGTCCTACAAGCCACCACCTTACCTTTAGCTGCCAAACTACTTGACCTTGCCCTACCTGCAGGCTTGAAGAAAAAGTCCCTCCTGGACCTGGAACTCTCCGACGATGTCAAAAATGCCCTCATAGAAGTGGAAATTCCAAAAAATGCTGCCGTTTCCGGCAAAAAAATTCTGGAAATAGGATTCCCTAACACCTGCCTGGTAGTGCTGATCAGCCGAGAGGGGAAATTTATCACTCCAAATGGCGAAACGGAACTCCAAGAAAACGACACCCTTATGATCATGGCCGATAATCCAGATCAGGACAAGGTGATCAAAGAGGTGCTAATGATAGCATAA
- a CDS encoding alkaline phosphatase gives MNKRAIICLLIFLFPLLVKAQVEYKFHSHNDYLQPVPFWTAYANDAASIEVDVILQEGKLMVAHEKATIEAAKTLESLYLVPIRQAKELGIGEPAFQLLIDIKTEAYATMDVLEDKLEEYTDVLAVPGKQGGVQVVISGNRPRLEDYDDYAPYILFDYQSLDFPSNLPWHRIALVSLPFQRFSVWNGKGRLVQAEKQKLEELIEKAHAVDRSIRFWGAPDSKTAWKAFADMGIDFINTDRPFEASQYLNSLNSNVVSSQHRHEIYHPKFKVDGVAVPVTQIILMIGDGNGLAHISAGMYAHGNQLNLTQLKHIGLVKTQSADDFTTDSAAGATALATGKKANNRAIGFSTEGTALSNLPELLKNYSFTTGIVTTDHVTGATPASFYAHREDRGMVEGIAEDLSKSPLNLFIGGGKNDFLVKGRDLIAPLDAAGFTIVKSLDELDGNNIKKAGYFASNQGLPTVMKGREGFLKSATTRSLAFLSKKAQPFFLMIESAMIDSGGHWNDAKTVVEEEIDFDEAVGEVIAYADDHAGTLVLITADHETGGVTLPQGNVGKEEIELDFDTKDHTGIMVPLFAYGAHADEFIGVYENTEIFEKIMRLVEQYHKR, from the coding sequence ATGAATAAAAGAGCTATCATCTGTTTACTTATTTTTCTCTTTCCTCTGTTGGTTAAGGCACAAGTGGAATATAAATTCCACTCCCATAATGATTATTTACAGCCCGTTCCTTTCTGGACGGCCTATGCCAACGACGCTGCGTCCATAGAGGTCGATGTGATTCTTCAGGAGGGGAAATTGATGGTGGCGCATGAGAAAGCAACGATAGAAGCAGCGAAAACCCTTGAGTCACTTTACTTGGTGCCGATCCGGCAAGCAAAGGAACTGGGAATTGGTGAGCCTGCTTTCCAATTACTTATTGATATAAAGACGGAAGCTTACGCTACCATGGATGTTTTGGAAGATAAGTTGGAGGAATATACGGATGTTTTGGCGGTGCCGGGAAAGCAAGGAGGGGTTCAGGTGGTCATTTCCGGAAACCGACCTCGTCTAGAAGATTACGATGATTATGCGCCATACATCCTTTTTGATTATCAATCCTTGGATTTTCCAAGCAATTTACCCTGGCACCGGATTGCTTTGGTGAGTCTTCCCTTTCAGCGGTTTTCCGTTTGGAACGGGAAAGGGAGGTTGGTTCAAGCCGAAAAACAAAAACTGGAAGAACTGATCGAAAAGGCCCATGCAGTGGATCGGTCGATACGTTTTTGGGGAGCACCGGACAGCAAGACTGCCTGGAAGGCTTTTGCTGATATGGGTATAGATTTTATCAATACAGATAGGCCCTTCGAGGCCAGTCAATACCTGAACAGCCTAAATAGCAATGTGGTGAGTAGTCAACATCGGCACGAAATATACCATCCTAAATTTAAGGTGGATGGTGTAGCAGTACCTGTCACACAAATCATTCTGATGATAGGCGATGGCAATGGTTTGGCGCATATTTCAGCGGGAATGTATGCTCACGGTAATCAACTCAACCTGACACAATTGAAGCATATTGGCTTAGTGAAAACCCAGTCTGCAGATGACTTTACGACTGATTCTGCAGCAGGTGCCACTGCCTTGGCTACTGGCAAAAAGGCCAATAACAGGGCTATTGGTTTTTCTACAGAGGGTACAGCGCTTTCCAATCTGCCCGAATTACTAAAAAATTATTCCTTCACGACGGGCATTGTGACTACAGATCATGTGACAGGTGCTACCCCGGCCTCATTTTATGCTCATAGGGAAGATCGCGGAATGGTAGAGGGGATTGCTGAGGATCTTTCAAAAAGCCCCCTAAATTTATTTATTGGGGGCGGAAAAAATGATTTTCTGGTCAAAGGTCGGGATTTGATTGCACCTCTTGATGCTGCGGGATTTACGATTGTCAAGAGCTTGGATGAACTTGATGGAAATAACATTAAGAAAGCAGGGTATTTTGCCAGCAATCAAGGATTGCCTACGGTGATGAAAGGTAGGGAAGGTTTCCTGAAAAGCGCAACCACCCGATCCTTAGCATTTTTGAGCAAAAAAGCGCAGCCATTTTTCTTAATGATCGAGAGCGCGATGATCGATAGTGGAGGTCATTGGAATGATGCTAAGACGGTTGTGGAAGAGGAAATAGACTTTGATGAAGCGGTAGGGGAGGTGATTGCCTATGCAGATGACCATGCCGGGACCTTGGTGCTGATCACAGCAGATCATGAGACTGGCGGGGTCACCCTGCCACAGGGAAACGTGGGGAAAGAAGAAATTGAACTGGATTTTGATACCAAAGACCATACTGGTATAATGGTGCCCTTGTTTGCTTATGGGGCACATGCAGATGAATTTATCGGAGTGTATGAGAATACTGAAATCTTCGAAAAGATAATGCGTCTAGTGGAGCAGTATCATAAGCGCTAG
- a CDS encoding sensor histidine kinase, translated as MKTQNKIVYVLLTIFFSYTLLFSGFIYYSISNYAFTDFYKRLEIRAITTAKSQLENEGEGNIIRELRQEYLEVLPDEEIKMYKLPDNGDWQGIRELGRFRDGFIEEILEDGTSMYNDRRTFFYGTTYTTVGKATYLVTISAENYFITHHVHYLRNLLFTSLGIAFVIIFVVAFLFTRKYIQPINDIIEKVKEISSENLHLRLNQQSKNDDTISQLSQTFNDMLNRLETSFETQKNFISNASHELNTPLTSIIGEADVTLSKVRRPEEYIMSLQTILEEAEKLDKKTKALLMLAQTGFDGKRQKFQMLRADQLIMDVKDTVEKIYPGSKISIDFSLLPENPYRLKINANEALLHLALSNIILNGCKYSNFSPVHVALGVSDGKVIIIVKDEGIGIPDSEMKYIYDPYFRASNTENHEGYGIGLPLARNIVRMHRGELVVNSTENKGTTVQITLPCFFTNQEINDGKAEQIVKAYREGRASQVSGNI; from the coding sequence ATGAAAACACAAAATAAAATCGTTTATGTCTTACTGACCATTTTTTTCAGCTACACCTTGCTGTTTAGTGGGTTTATCTATTATTCCATTTCCAACTATGCCTTTACGGACTTTTATAAGCGACTTGAGATCAGGGCAATTACCACTGCCAAGTCCCAGCTGGAAAATGAAGGGGAAGGCAATATCATCCGGGAGCTGAGGCAGGAATACCTGGAAGTGCTTCCTGACGAGGAGATCAAAATGTATAAATTGCCCGATAATGGTGATTGGCAAGGAATAAGGGAGCTTGGTAGGTTTAGGGACGGTTTTATAGAGGAGATCCTAGAGGACGGCACTAGTATGTACAATGACCGCAGGACCTTCTTTTACGGGACCACCTACACGACGGTGGGCAAGGCCACTTACTTGGTGACCATTTCGGCCGAAAATTACTTTATCACCCACCACGTACACTATTTGCGAAACCTGCTATTCACCTCTTTGGGGATTGCCTTTGTGATCATTTTTGTAGTAGCCTTTTTGTTTACCCGAAAATACATCCAGCCGATCAATGACATCATAGAAAAGGTAAAGGAGATCAGTTCGGAAAACCTACACCTTCGGCTTAATCAGCAGTCCAAAAATGATGACACCATCAGCCAGCTCTCACAGACATTTAATGACATGCTGAACAGGCTGGAGACTTCATTTGAGACGCAGAAAAATTTTATCAGCAATGCTAGTCATGAGCTGAATACACCGCTGACCAGCATCATCGGTGAGGCAGATGTGACGCTTAGCAAGGTCAGGCGGCCAGAAGAATACATCATGTCCCTTCAGACCATTTTGGAAGAGGCCGAAAAACTGGACAAGAAGACCAAAGCCTTGCTTATGCTTGCCCAAACAGGATTTGATGGCAAACGGCAAAAATTCCAAATGCTGCGTGCCGATCAATTGATCATGGATGTCAAGGATACCGTAGAGAAGATCTACCCGGGTAGTAAAATCAGCATTGATTTCAGCCTTTTGCCAGAGAATCCCTATCGGCTAAAGATCAATGCCAATGAGGCACTCCTTCACTTGGCCCTTTCCAATATTATCCTGAATGGCTGCAAGTATTCGAATTTTAGTCCGGTACATGTGGCCTTGGGCGTGTCCGACGGAAAGGTAATCATCATCGTAAAAGATGAGGGCATAGGCATCCCGGATTCGGAGATGAAATACATCTATGACCCCTATTTTAGGGCTTCCAATACGGAGAATCACGAAGGCTACGGCATCGGACTTCCACTGGCCAGAAATATCGTCAGGATGCACCGCGGTGAACTGGTCGTGAATTCTACCGAAAATAAAGGGACGACCGTCCAGATTACCCTTCCCTGTTTCTTTACCAATCAAGAGATCAATGATGGTAAGGCGGAGCAAATCGTAAAAGCCTATCGTGAAGGGCGTGCCAGCCAAGTATCCGGTAATATTTAA